Genomic window (Penaeus vannamei isolate JL-2024 chromosome 7, ASM4276789v1, whole genome shotgun sequence):
tatatatatatatatatatatatatatatatatatatatatatatatatatatatatatatatatatatatatatatatcatatatatatataattatatatatatacatatatatatatatatatatatatatacatatatatatttgtatttatatatatatgtatatgtatatatgtatatttatatatatatatatatatatatatgtatatatatatatatatatatatatatatagatacatatatatttgtttacctgtgtgtttgtttgtgtcaaggtatgtatgtatgtcaatatattgTGGATTATTCATTCGTATCTCTGTAAATATGTAGGtctatgtagatgtgtatgtgtgaatatgtaggtCTATCTACATgagtatgtgtggatatgtaggtCTTTCTAGATGTGTCTAATTAAATATGCAGGTCTATCTAgaggtgtatgtgtgaatgtatacgtcTACTTGAGTGTGGTCTATCTAAATGTGCACGTCTATGTAAGTAGGGTTTCGTCCGTGTACGTGTAGGTGCGTGCTCGTACGTGCGTGAAACTATACTGAAACATGTACTCGAAAAAAAATCAAGTCATGTAACTTTTACTCGTGTTACTATAAACTTTGGGGTAAGTTTGTTGTGTGcgtacggatgtgtgtgtgtgcgtgcgtgcgtgcgtgcgtgtgtgtgtgtgtgtgtgtgtgtgtgtgtgtgtgtgtgtgtgtgtgtgtgtgtgtgtgtgtgtgtgtgtgtgtgtgtgtgcgtgcgtgcgtgcgtgcgtgcgtgcgtgtgtgtgtgtgtgtgtgtgtgtaaatgcgtatgATGTCAAGTTTATGTTTGAATTTCTTTTTCCCCAACTAGTAAgggtttggatatatatatgtacatatgtatatatatatatatatatatatatatatatatatatatatatatatatatatatatatatatatatacatacatatatgcgtgtgcatgcgtgcgtgtgtgagagagagagagagtctaagcGTCTGTGAGCGTGTGAAATGTGTGTTATCATGTATATTTCAATGCATGTACGTAGGCAATACAGATAACCATATTTTTCactgtgtatattttttgtaatgatgatgattgtaagtCTCATGACATTTGTCTTTATAATGAAttgcttcattaaaaaaaaatctgttataaAAAGGAGAATTGGCAACAAATTGTTTTATGACTATTTccacttatttcattattattttcttgatccatttatccatttatcctttATTGTAGCGCAAGTGTTTGTATTTTGAAAGCattggtttatttgtgtgtgtatgtgtttgtgtgtgtgtgtgtgtgtgtgtctgtgtgagagtgaTCGTATCAGCACAATCTTATCacatattaccgttatcattaaaattatcaatactattagtgctcttattgtggttattatcatcattaacaatattgagATCATTACCTGAACTATTATTTcacaatgcatatatgtaaaaaaaaattctcttcctcattctcgtattgtttttctttctttctccctctttctctttccatttattctccctttctttcgtacCTTCATAACTTTGCTTATCCATGTGATTTATAGTACAATAGCTGTAATATATAACAACACTGtcacaagtaaatagataaaatcttaaaagtcgttttttttttcattttatgataCGAAGTAAGATATAtattctttgctttgctttgtttacttgtttgtttgttagaaaaaaaatatcaatgagtAAACgtgataaatagaatgataaagacATGAATACATAAAGAAACGTGTGAATAAGTAATAATTTATGAAAGTTGTGAATGAATAGACATTAGAGATAAGAGGATTAGTgattaagtaaatgaatagatgtatttaaatatgttagtagggatgtctctctctctctctatctatctatctatctatctatctatttatatatctatctctccctctttcttcttcttcttcctccctccctaccttcccttccttccttccctctcctactcccctccactacccccctccctccctcccactccctccctcccttccttctctcttccttctctctttatcttacttcccccatccctcatttCCTAGTCTTAAAACATGTGGGCTCGCTGACCTTGCAAATTATGTTGATATTGACCCTATTTCCTGGTGACGTAGACACAGATCAGCTGATGACCTACAGCTGATGTTTATCACGGAGAAAATAGCATTTCTGTTCAACTCTAATTATATCACAAGTTTTTTTTTAACGAACGATTGGCTTTGATTACTGAATATCCGTCGTTCTAATTATCAAAATATGTAAAAACTTATCTTTGAAAATGAGCATCGTGGATATTTGCAAATGTGCGTAGAGCCTGCGTAGTTAGTGCAAATGTTTTGGTAGAAAGACTGGGATTAGTACTGCGGTTTTAGGGTGTgccgcgtgtggatgtgtgtgcaaaaaggtacatacatacctacatgcatatatatgaatatatacatgtatacacacataaatacatgcatgcatatacatgtatacgtatgtgcatatatatatatatatatatatatatatatatatatatatatatatatatatatatatatgtatagatagatagatagatagatagatagatagatagatagatagatatagatatagatacatatatacatatatatatttacatatacatatacatatatatatatatatatatatatatatatgtgtgtgtgtgtgtgtgtgtgtgtgtgtgtgtgtgtgtgtgtgtgtatatatatatatatatatatatatatatatatatatatatatatatatatatatatatatatatatatatgcacatacatatatgcatatatacatacatatacatacatatatgtatatatatatatatatatatatttatatatatatacatagatatatatatttatatatagagagagagagagagagagagagagagagagagagagagagagagagagagagagagagagagaatgagtattcatagataaatggataacaagtaaacagataaacatatatccatgtatatcttttgcatttatgtatgagtatatatatattgtgtgtgtgtgtgtgtgtgtgtgtgcgtgtgtgcaagtacCGTAGGCGCTCTGAGTGAGTACATatttgtgggtggttgtgtgtctacataggtatatgtgtgcGCATTTCGGTACACATGTATGTCTTGGGTGTGGTGAAGAAATGGTGCATATTTGTGGGAGTTTCTGTGTGAAAACTGTGCGCATATATGATCGCCGCTTTCCCGTGGGCGTATTGTTGTTATATGCAAATGAATGTAAAATATAGTACATACCTGCGGCCGTTACAAGGAAACGGACAGTATTGTTAAGTTTAATTTTTCGAATTCAAATGATCTTACGTTATTTTGTGAACGTGATTGCGTGGATGTAAGCGtatatgtgggtgtctgtgtgtgctgtatgtatgtacgtgtgtgtctagatagtcgtacatatacacatgtatacgtgtagatatatgtttttttttttttttttttttttgttttttagtatatatttttGGGGAATATCTTCATGTACTACCATagtacatacgcacaaacgccTCTGTACTCCGATTAGaacatatcaccccccccccctcccccgctccccttaaTCAGCCCtaaccttcaccaccaccccctccccctcccccaccccccacccacctaccagcCAGCCACCAGGAAGGGtctggtgatgattattattcagcGTGCTCTGAAGCGACGGAAAATGCTCCTTATGTCAAGGTGCGATAAGATTCATTAGCGTTTGGTGGCTTTGCTGCTGTGGTagaaaaggagagtgggaaaaaaagaggaaagaataccTGGTAAACTAAAATTCGAAACAAAATAAAGTGTGTTGCAAAAGGGTTTAATCTCCTTAAAGCGATTATCAGAGGTCGGTTTTCGAATTGGAAAACacttatatccatacatacacacacacaaacacacacatacacacacacgtgcacatatacagttgcatacatatgtgtatgtatatattaatgtgtgtgcgtgtttatgaataaataaataaataaataaatatatatatatatatatataaatatatatatatatatatatatatatatatatatatatatatatatatatatatatatatatatatatatatatatatatatatatatatatatatatatatatatatatatatatatatatatacggtttttCTCTGAATAGGAACTTGTAAAGAGTTCGAAACGATACgctttttttcaattatcattgtggctagtttcattttcctttttgtgtacacgttactgagTTTGTGCTtgcggtcatatatatatatatatatatatatatatatatatatatatatatatatatatatatatatatatatatatatatatacatatatatatatatatatatatatatatatatatatatatatatatatgtatatatatatatatatatatatgtatctatatatatacatatatatgtatatgtatgtatatatatgtatatatatgtttatatatatatttatttatataaatatatatatatatatatatatatatatatatatatatatatatatatatatatatatatatatatatatatagtatatgtatattcatatatgtggagagagagagagagagacagacagatacagaggtacagacagacataaaggcaGGGAGAACGATGTAGATACgtagaaacagcgagagaaataAACACGCATCTGCCAAATGATTTCTGGTGAAGGCGGAGCTGACCTTCTAACGATTACGAGGTGCACattatgtctcccccccccccgctgttcctctcccccccccttttgatatgtctatttatttatctatccatatttctgtctatttttttctgtttagtagtctgtctgtctgttcgcctgtctgtctatctttttgtctgttaatctgtttatgtctgtttatatgtctgtctgtctgtctgtctgtttgcttataTGTCTAACTACTCTACTGTCAGTCTGTCGATCTATTTACAGAcatacttatctgtttatttgtattagTGAGCGTTCATATGTTCGTCTGTCTTAATATATcgcattattagttatttttcctACTTATTAAccgtcttatctatctatttatgtatctatttgtatttctatcaGCCCGTCATTagaatagtatatatacatacatcatatatatatatatatatatatatatatatatatatatatatatatatatatatatatatacatatctatctatctatctatctatctatctatctatctatctatctatatatatatatatatatatatatatatatatatatatatatatacatacatacatatatatatataaatatatatatatatatatatatatatatgatatatatgatatatctataatatatatgatacgtataatgtatatacacacacacacacacacacacatatatatatatatatatgtgtgtgtgtgtgcgtgtgtgtgtgtgtatgtatacatatgtgtgtgttgatattcAAAATGACAAAATCATTgatgaagaaagcgaaaaaaaaaaaagagttgaacGAGATCAGTTTACCCGGAACACGTGACTGACTTccgtcctctccaccccccccatcccccctccctctctcgtcccccacCCTCGTTATAATTCGCCTacatcatctcctccccccctctacccacccaccctgccccccccccatctccctatcctccccttcacctcttccgtctctctcccccctctccccttcgccctctctccccctcccccttgcgcgATCCCTTCCGtactccatcctcccccaccccttcctaccccctcccccatctattatccacctccctctcctcctcctcttctcttttccctccttttccaccatcCCCCaatcacccctttcctctcctctttccccctcctcttcctcccccttcctttcccccatcccccatcttctcccatccccccccacccctctcatcccttttctttcccccatcccctatcctcccctaacccttttcccccccatcccccccaccacctccccctccccccctcccccctcccctcccccctctccttcctcctacctccccccctgccccctctccttcctcctacctccccccctgccctctctccccccctgtctccccccccccccatgatagCAACAGACTGAAGGCTAAACTCCCATGAGTGGAGACGCGGCGCAGAATCACCTCTACTGCTGTCTACCTTTCGCGGACTTGTTTTTTCGCGCTGTTCGGCTCTTCGGAATTTCGCGGCGTTTTTGTTTACGTCTGGCGAAGTTGTGGGTATTTGGCGCGGGTGTGGGTATTTGGCGAAGGTGTGGGTATTTGGCGAAGTTGTGGGTATTTGGCGCGGGTGTGGGTATTTGGCGAAGGTGTGGGTATTTGGCGAAGGTGTGGGTATTTGGCGAAGGTGTGGGTATTTGGCGAAGGTGTGGGTATTTGGCGAAGGTGTGGGTATTTGGCGAAGGTGTGGGTATTTGGCGCGGGTGTGGGTATTTGGCGAAGGTGTGGGTATTTGGCGCGGGTGTGAGTATTTGGCGAAGATGTGGGTATTTGGCGCGGGTGTGAGTATTTGGCGAAGGTGTGGGTATTTGGCGAAGGTGTGGGTATTTGGCGAAGGTGTGGGTATTTAGCGAAGGTGTGGGTATTTGGCGCGGGTGTGGGTATTTGGCGAAGGTGTGGGTATTTGGCGAAGGTGTGGGTATTTGGCGAAGGTGTGGGTATTTGGCGAAGGTGTGGGTATTTGGCGCGGGTGTGGGTATTTGGCGAAGGTGTGGGTATTTGGCGAAGGTGTGGGTATTTGGCGCGGGTGTGGGTATTTGGCGAAGGTGTGGGTAGTTGGCGAAGGTGTGGGTATTTGGCGAAGGTGTGGGTATTTGGCGCGGGTGTGGGTATTTGGCGAAGGTGTGGGTATTTGGCGAATGTGTGCGTATTTGGCTAAGGTGTCTGTATTTGGCGCAGGTGTGGGGAGTTGACTAGGGGGTGGGTATTTGGCGCGGGGGTGGGGAGTTGGCGAAGGTGTGGGTATGTGGCGAAGGAGTGGGTATTTGGCGAAGGTGTGGGTATTTGGCGCGGGTGTGGGTATTTGGCGAAGGTGTGGGTATTTGGCGCGGGTGTGGGTATTTGGCGAAGGTATCGGTATTTGGCGAAGGTGTGGATATTTGGCGAAGGTGTGGGTATTTGGCGAAGGTGTGGGTATTTGGCGAAGGTGTGGGTATTTGGCGAAGGAGTGGGTATTTGGCGCGGGTGTGGGTATTTGGCGCGGGTGGGCGTGTCGCATTaatgtctgcatatatacacttatagatagacagatggataaatagctagatagataggcatacagagagacagatacatatatagatcgatagacagagagagggacaaatgcatatatagataattatgtaagatagataaatagataggcagagagaaagagagagagagacggaatcagagacagagacagagagagagagggaagggcagacagagagagagagagaaagagagagagagagagagacagagagagagagagagagagagagagagagagagagagagagagagagagagagagagagagagagagagatgcagagagaatgATATAGTTATGCACGTATGCTGTATGTCAACACACAGTGCATATATCAATCAAATTtgtaggaaggggaatgggagagagtggtagcgggagtgagtgagggaggagtgagtaagagaaagatggaggaaaagagtataggaaagggagaggaagagaatgagtgggagagggagtgagggagggaggagagggataggaaaggaaggaggaagtgagtaggaaagggagagggagagagtgagtgggagaatgagcgagggagggagagagtgattgggagtgggagtggggaagggagggagggagagagtgattgggagtggaaggtagggggagagggggagggaggagtaagtgtGGTCATAcctgtgggtttgtgggtttcaGATGTAAGTATGTGATGGATGCCTCGCCCTGTGGACCCACAGTAATGCGGAAaagtgtgtacgtgcgcgcgcgcgcgcgtttgtgtgtgcgcatatatgtatacatatgtgtgtgtctgtgtgcgcatatatatatatatatatatatatatatatatatatatatatatatatatatatttatatatatatatatatatatatatatatatatacatatatatatatatatatatatatatatatatatatatatatatatatatatatatatatgtatatgtatgtatatatatatatatatatatatatatatatatatatatatatatatatatatatatatatatatcattatcgaaattgttattactactctcattattatcatcaccattatcattatcataactcttatcattaatgttattattattattatcattattattgttgttgctgttgttcttgttatttctattattatctttactactattactatgattatcattatcattatttctattattatcattattgatattgttgttatcgtcatcatcattactgttattatcatcattattatcattattactattatcattatcattttcatcattatcatatattatcaaggatatcattgttgctatcattacctttactgttgttgttattgtgtttattatcatttttgttatcatcttcatcattattatcattattgttacattgttattatcattattatcaattgtattattattgttagcgttattagtttttattattattatcgttattattattattattattattattattattattattattattattattattattattattattattattattattattattattattgttattattatcatcattattattattattattattattattactattattattattattatcattattattattattattgcaattgttgttgttattattattattgttattatcatcatcatcatcattatcattatcgttattattattattgccattatcattattatcattattatgttattatcattattattatcattgtcattaccataattattacgattattattatcattaccaataccattatcattatcattatcatcattattattgtaggtattattaatatcatcattatcatccctgttattattattattgatactaatgttataataacacacacacacacacaaacacacacacacacacacacaaacacatacacacacacacaaacacacacacacacacacaaacacacacacacacacacacacaaaacgcacacacacacacacacaaacacacaaacccacacacacacaaaacacacacacacaaacacaaacacacacacaaacacaaacatgcacgcacacacacacatacatacacaaacaaacacacacacacacacacacacacacacacacacacacacacacacacacacacacacacacacacacacacacatacacacacacatacacacacgcacacacacacatacacacaaacacacacacacacacaaacacacacatacacaaacacacacatacacaaacacacacacacacaaatacgcacacaaacacacacatacacacaaatacacacaaacaccacacacacacaaacacacacacaaacacacagaaacacacacacacacaaacacatcacatgcacaaacacacaaacccacgtacaaacgcacacacaaacacacacacacacacaaacgcacacacatacactcacacacggacacacacagcaaaacacacacacacacattaccacacacacacaaacccacactcacaaacgcacacacacatacactcacacacacacaagcacacacacacacacactaccacacacacacacaaacacaaaaaacacacaaaaagacaatcacacacacaaacgaacaaacaaacaggtaaacaaacagacaaacacacgcacacatacacacaaacaaacaagcaaagaaacagacacagagtaaaaaaaaaaaaattaaaaacaaaccaACGCTCCTCCTCTATTCACTCCCTCCTTACTCCGTAcacaccttcctctccccatcaccatctctctctctctctctctctctctctctctttctctctttctctctctctctctctctctctctctctctctctctctctctctctctcactctcactctctctctctcgtctctctctccctctctctctctcactctctctctcactctctctctcactctctctctctctctctctctctctctctctctctctctctctctctctctctctctctctctctctctctctctctctctctctctctctctctctctctctctctctctctctctctctctctctctgtctcttctctctctctctctctctctctctctctctctctctctttctctctctctcgtctctctctctctctcttctctctctttctgtctctctctctctgtctctctctctgtctctctctctcatctctctctctctctctctctctctctctctctctctctctctctctctctctctctctctctctctctctctctctctctctctgtatgtgtatgtgtgtgtgagtttaagcACAACTCCCTGACTTCTTTTTGCCGCGCAGCCGGCGGCCTGGCCTCGCTCCGGCCCAAATCGCGCAGCCTCTCACGCGGGTCTTCCCTCGCGCTTGCATTTGCTTGCTTGTGTTAGCTCTGTGCGTTTGTCggtttgtgtacgtatgtctgtatgtttgttagtATCCTTCGTGTGCTGTAAACGCatacgaatctctctctctctctgtctatctctttctctctctctctctctctctctctctctctctctctctctctctctctctctccgctctctctcgctctcatctcgctctctctctctctctctctctctctctctctctctctctctctctctctctctctctctctctctctctctgtctctctctctctctctctctctctctctctctctctctctctctctctctctctctctctctctctctctctgtatgtgtgtatgtgtgtgtgagtttaaacACAACTCCCTGACTTCTTTTGCCGCGCAGCCGGCGGCCTGGCCTCGCTCGGCCCAAATCGCGGCTCTCACGCGGGTCTTCCCTCGCGCGTTTGCTTGCTTGTGTTAGCTCTGTGCGTTTGTCggtttgtgtacgtatgtctgtatgtttgttagtATCCTTCGTGTGCTGTAAACGCatacgaatctctctctctctctgtctatctctttctctctctctctctctctctctctctctctctctctctctctctctctctctctctctctctcgctctctctcgctctctctcgctctctctctccctctctctctctctctctctcactctctctctcgctctctctttcatttctctctctctctctctctctctctctctctctctctctctctctctctcgctctctctctctctctctctctctctctctctgtatgtgtgtatgtgtgtgtgagtttaaacACAACTCCCTGACTTCTTTTGCCGCGCAGCCGGCGGCCTGGCCTCGCTCGGCCCAAATCGCGGCTCTCACGCGGGTCTTCCCTCGCGCGTCCCTCCCCGGCCGATACGAAGCCCGGACGGTCCCCGCGACACTGCTCTTCggcgtgggggaggaagggacgtcGGCGGTTCACCAGGAGCGGGAAGGAAGGCTTCGGGAGAGAGCTTAGTCGGTCACGCAACTCAGGAGGTGGCTCACGctgctcgtcctcctcctaccgcctcctcgttcccccttccccctcctgcttgtatatatatatgtatatatacagtatatattcatatatatatatatatatatatatatatatatatatatatatatatatatatatatgtatatatatatatgtatatgtatacatatatatatctatatatatatatatatatatatatatatatatatatatatatatatatgtatatatatatatatatatatattatacatataatttttatccttcccgcgtatatatatatatatatatatatatatatatatatatatatatatatatatatatatatatatatatatatatatatatatatatatatatatatatatatatatatatatatattatacatataatttctATCCTTCCCTACGCACATATTGTAGAACATTCTGGAACATTCTAGAACATTCTAGAATGATCTTGAACATTCTAGAATGTTCATTCTAGAAAATTCTAGATCATTCTAGAATGTTCAAGATCATTCTAGAATGTTCAAGATCATTCTAGAATGTTCAAGATCATTCTAGAATGTTCAAGATCATTCTAGAATGTTCCATAATGTACTAGAATGTTCAAGATCATTCTAGAATGTTCCATAATGTTCTAGAATGATCTTGAACATTCTAGAATGTTCAAGATCATTCTAGAACATTATGGAACATTCTAGAATGATCTTGAACATTCTAGAACATTATGGAACAATCTAGAACATTCGGGATCGTTCTGGAACATTTTGGAACACTATAGAACATCCTGGACAATTTTGGAGCActcgaatacatacacatacatacacattcacatacacacacacacatcacacccaTACACGTACACAGTTTCCTTCCATTATAATGTCTGTGCGTCAGGCAAGGCCGTTTCTTCGACCCAAACATATATATGGCCCAAAATTAAAATAATTCGAGGATGAAGCCAGCGACGAGGCGCCACGCAAGGGGCCTCCAGAAGCCTCGGCCGCTTAATAGTCTAGAGCGTGAGGCAAGGCTCACGATAGAATAGAGCCCGATGAAGCCAGCGACGAGGCGCCACGCGAGGGGCCTCCAGAAGCCTCGGCCGCTTCATAGTCAAGAGCGTGAGGCAAGGCTCACGATAGAATAGAGCCCGATGAAGCCAGCGACGAGGCGCCACGCGAGGGGCCTCCAGAAGCCTCGGCCGCTTCATAGTCAAGAGCGTGAGGCAAGGCCGTTTCACCGACCCGAATTAATGTCGATGGGCCAAAATGAATAGAGCCCGATGAAGCCAGCGACGAGGCGCCACGCGAGGGGCCTCCAGAAGCCTCGGCCGCTTCATAGTCTCGAGCCCCAATAAACAAAATCCGAAGTTCAAGTCAGGAATCCCGACGCCGGGATTCTTCAGAA
Coding sequences:
- the LOC113826895 gene encoding uncharacterized protein, whose amino-acid sequence is MRHAHPRQIPTPAPNTHSFAKYPHLRQIPTPSPNTHTFAKYPHLRQIPIPSPNTHTRAKYPHLRQIPTPAPNTHTFAKYPLLRHIPTPSPTPHPRAKYPPPSQLPTPAPNTDTLAKYAHIRQIPTPSPNTHTRAKYPHLRQIPTPSPTTHTFAKYPHPRQIPTPSPNTHTFAKYPHPRQIPTPSPNTHTFAKYPHLRQIPTPSPNTHTRAKYPHLR